The DNA window CCCATATGGGGGACCTTGTTTCCGGGGGGTATCCTCACCACCCTACCTGGTATGACATCAAGTCCCCTGACGCCAGGTGATTCCTGGCTCTCGGATAGGAGAACCTGGAGTCCCAGGCATATGCCCAGGAAGGGTTTGCCCTCCTCTATGTTCCTGATTATTGTGTCCCTTAAATTCTCAAGTTTATTCATTGCACTTCCAAAGGCCCCGACCCCTGGAAGCACAAGGGCATCTGAGTCATTTAGGGATTCCGGGCTGGATGTTACCTGAACATCGGCACCTATCTTTCTGAAGGCGTTTGAGATGCTACGGAGGTTCCCGCTCCCATAATCTATGATGGCTATCAATGGATCACCTGGTATAGTAGTCCTTCACCCTGACGGTGTCATTGAGGTGTGGCGTTGATACCTCATGGAGTATAGTATTCTCCATTGCCACGATTGAGTGTCTCTCACCGGGCTCAATT is part of the Methanothermobacter sp. K4 genome and encodes:
- the hisH gene encoding imidazole glycerol phosphate synthase subunit HisH produces the protein MIAIIDYGSGNLRSISNAFRKIGADVQVTSSPESLNDSDALVLPGVGAFGSAMNKLENLRDTIIRNIEEGKPFLGICLGLQVLLSESQESPGVRGLDVIPGRVVRIPPGNKVPHMGWNQLVPRRDSPLLDGVEDEYFYFVHSYHAEPAEDVVAATTEYGIEMTAAIEAGNVYATQFHPEKSGEVGLDILRNFRKIIRR